One Ranitomeya imitator isolate aRanImi1 chromosome 1, aRanImi1.pri, whole genome shotgun sequence DNA window includes the following coding sequences:
- the RITA1 gene encoding RBPJ-interacting and tubulin-associated protein 1, translated as MSLDLSITGQRTSLPPKKRSSYRYKASNSFVDETLFGSSGGKVDPALQWTIGTPAQESYLRLPEENKSSASNATARTACSPVGTPRKRTQYRAKSRSPSYCDESLFGTKIEDCSWEAPWVKKEDSIRIRPLLWSPPPVMRPQNSKVKTNQIPVRAVHPPDDRNGAIGTHNGKGNFWKPPESGSDSGGCPSVCDPPASAKACLSSLRKDSSRSSSCSGRLTSRRGFLTDRPPWK; from the exons ATGTCGCTGGATCTCTCCATTACTGGGCAACGCACATCATTGCCACCAAAAAAAAGGAGTTCTTACAGATATAAAGCCTCTAACTCCTTTGTAGATGAGACCCTTTTTGGCAGCTCTGGGGGTAAAGTGGACCCAGCTCTTCAGTGGACCATAGGAACACCAGCCCAAGAATCATATCTAAGGCTCCCAGAAGAGAACAAGAGTTCAGCGAGTAATGCCACAGCTAGGACTGCCTGCTCACCTGTGGGGACTCCTCGGAAGAGAACACAGTATAG AGCAAAGAGTCGCTCGCCTTCTTATTGTGACGAGTCTCTTTTTGGAACAAAGATAGAAGACTGTAGTTGGGAAGCACCATGGGTGAAAAAAGAAGATTCAATTCGTATTCGTCCTCTTCTTTGGAGCCCCCCACCAGTAATGCGTCCACAGAACTCCAAGGTCAAAACCAATCAAATTCCTGTTCGAGCTGTTCACCCTCCTGATGATAGAAACGGTGCTATTGGGACGCATAATGGAAAAGGGAATTTTTGGAAGCCCCCAGAAAGTGGCTCTGATTCTGGTGGATGCCCTTCTGTGTGTGATCCACCAGCTAGTGCCAAAGCTTGCTTGAGCTCACTTAGGAAGGATAGCTCGCGATCATCAAGCTGCTCAGGAAGACTGACTTCAAGGAGAGGCTTCTTAACAGACAGGCCACCCTGGAAATGA